In a single window of the Raphanus sativus cultivar WK10039 chromosome 9, ASM80110v3, whole genome shotgun sequence genome:
- the LOC108825128 gene encoding putative F-box/FBD/LRR-repeat protein At1g22000: MNLSKRWQYIWTMLPKLKYKESDEVTEDECKSIWHFLDKSLQLHKAPVLRKLHIELGPQCPVDADVGKWIANAVDRKVCKLNFQLNWAAKPIKLPKSLYTCCTLVNLILCDKICVDIISPGCLPSLSYLCLSSVVFKDESSLVGLLSSCPILKFLKVVRCDEDNVTNFVVKISSLETLYYCNEYEKDSSDSKGSLMIDSLT; this comes from the coding sequence ATGAATTTGTCGAAACGGTGGCAGTATATTTGGACGATGCTAccaaaactgaagtacaaagaGAGCGACGAAGTTACTGAGGATGAATGCAAAAGCATTTGGCATTTTCTTGATAAATCATTGCAACTTCACAAGGCACCTGTCCTAAGAAAATTGCACATAGAACTCGGTCCACAATGTCCTGTTGACGCTGATGTGGGAAAGTGGATAGCAAATGCGGTTGATCGCAAGGTGTGCAAGCTAAATTTCCAGCTCAATTGGGCTGCAAAGCCTATAAAACTGCCTAAGAGTCTTTACACATGCTGTACACTAGTAAATTTGATTCTCTGTGACAAGATTTGCGTAGACATTATATCTCCGGGTTGTCTTCCATCCCTCAGTTACCTTTGTCTTAGCTCTGTTGTGTTTAAAGACGAAAGTTCTCTTGTTGGGCTTTTATCAAGTTGTCCTATTCTTAAATTCTTAAAAGTGGTGCGGTGTGACGAAGACAACGTGACAAATTTCGTTGTGAAAATATCTTCTTTGGAGACCCTGTATTATTGCAACGAATATGAAAAGGATTCTAGTGATAGCAAGGGGTCTTTGATGATCGATTCTCTTACTTAA